ctgatctacacacacacaataatgaacagtccagcatgtttttgttttccagcCTGGAAGCTcaagtttagtgtgttagcatgctaacattagcattaaaACAGTCAATGTCCCTCTATGTTTGAACTTCATACTACTCAAAGAAATCCGGTTGACTCTGGCAGAAGAGTCCAAATCCTCATTTGACCATGTTGGGCTTAAAGTTTAGGAATCCAGAATGCATGTCTTGTAGAACTTGAAAGGTTACAGTCTAGTTATTAGGATAGATGATTTCCATTAAAAACACCATGAGCTTGGACCAGGATACATGATAACAGGGagccaggttccattcagcctgAGAggatttgttctgggagatgggtcagTCCTAggagctgggtccagactagggctgtgtattggcaagaatctggcgatacgatgcgtatcacgatacatgggtcacgattcaatatattgcgatactgtgcgtaaggcgatatattgggatttttttttaagtataattttagaaaaactaatatttaaaaaaaagacaaagaagtttactttagataaacaattcagtacacagaaaatcaaactgccagttggggattgtggttcccaggttcttagtgagctaatgttgatatgctgaagtaggccaaagttcagccatagctacgttgttagcttctagcaaaaagtcaggccctgttaggcactgttaggcaaggacactagtggtgtgtctcagcgtagccatctagcggtagggggtttaaacacaatataaacgtgaaccactgtcttacatttttgtaacgtttaaaaaaaataaaataaaaatcgatattgcctttttgaaaatcaatacagtattgaaaaataaaatatcgcgatactcaaggcttgtgagatggctagggtggcggCGTTTGAAAAGATGTCTGCCAGATTAGAAGTCTATagtagaaaatggggaaagtagctgaactttctggagggctcctaagaagctttgtgctggggagagatgTGTTTGATGGGCTAATGGTGTtatcatttatacatatgtttatttggtttattgtctatattgttattattttgttgtatgcTCTTGAAAATTGTAGTGgctgtgtcatcttttcttcatttttgtctgggtggtGATGACGAATCATTAGTTTATATCAGTGTGCGGTTCTAAGAGCATCAGGTTGGTACTGGGGTCAATTTAAATTCCAATACGTAGTCAGGTTGCCTTTTTGTCCCTTTCATATTACGCATAGTGTTTCATATCAAGTAAGCCAAGAAAATGTTAACaaaaaaatagacttcagaACAGTTTCTCCCCAAAGATGTGAGCCTGCTACATATAAAATGTCTCACACACCAGAATTCATGATGAATAATGGCTCTTGGACTTTTTGAACCTTACTGCCATTCATTAAGGACTTTTTAGTAGATTTTTCAACTGTGCATTACAGACAACCTACAGAATTATAGGTTGTgcatgttgtttaaaaaataacaaaaaaattgttaatcacaaaaaaaaaaacacatctaaaATGAGCTCAAAATGTCAGAGTCCCTGTCCCCACTGACCGTCCAGCCGGAGGCTGACGGGCTGATCTGCTGAACGGCCGCCTCCCTGTGGAGCTCCACTCTGCCGCTCTGCTGCAGGTACTCAgcgatgcattctgggagagaCTCCACTCCTCTGCTCAGCGACCACTGGGACCACGATTCTGTAACGGACCTCTGAGCCAGAGGGCCGGGGGGGACGGCAGGAGAAGGGCCTGCAGGGGTTCAGACATAAGACGCACACAGATTACTGGAGGACGGCCCTAGTCATCTCTCGTTACTAAAATGATGACTCAGCCCTGAGGCTACCTGCACATACAAACAGAGTCTGGCAGGATTCACTCAGCATTTTACAACTCAAGCTGTCATTTTACAGAAATAAAAGAGGACAGAATCTATTCAGGTGCAAAGGCTCAAATAACTattaaaaaggtgctctaagtgatatttttttaggctacatttttttgtcacatacagtgaacatctcctcactatccgcgagctgcctgtcccctgaacacactgtaaaaaaaacatggtctctgtagacagcccaggctccagaAAACAGCAAGAAAAACGagctgcgccaacctgcaccaccaaacataaacagtgttccagccatgggggtgggggttaaTGTTTGCTGAGTGAAGCCGGGTGGGGGGGAACGGTCTCTTGGACCTGCTGCTGTAGCAGCTGGGATGGTGGACTGCAGCGGTTACATAACCGCCATGTCTTTGTTTCACCGCAGTTAATTgccaacattagctaaggtcctaagaggtatgactgttgatggtaacGGTCAGTTTTATCTTCATTTGAGAAACtgttttatgatgataataatagaGGCGTGGTCTACTTCATtaggctgtgtacctgtgttattacattatctgggtcacatgacatgCCATGTAACCAAAAGATGGATTCTGgaattttttcaaaacttttaatttgattgcaaaaagtaatacataaatatctttctggggcggcctctagctcacccagtaagagcgtgcgccccatgtaggctgaggcctttgcagTGGCtcgggttcaaatccgacctcatcccccatctctctcccactttcatgtctatccactgtcactgtaataaaagggaaaaacccccccccccaaaaaaaaaataaaataaaaaatatatatacacagtacaggccaaaagtttggacacaccttctcatttaatgtgtttctttattttcatgacgatttacattgtagattctcactgaaggcatcaaaactatgaatgaacacatatggaattatgtacttaacaaaaaagtgtgaaataactgaaaacatgtcttatattttagattcctcaaagtagccaccctttgctttttttgataacgctgcaaacccttggtgttctctcaatgagcttcatgaggtagtcacctgaaatggttttcacttcacaggtgtgctttgtcagggttaattagtggaagtttttcccttattaataaaaaagcaaacgatggctactttgaagaatctaaaatatcagacatgttttcagttatttcacacttttttgttaagtacataattccatatgtgttcattcatagttttgatgccttcagtgagaatctacaatgtaaatagtcatgaaaataaaaaggaaacgcattgaatgagaaggtgtgtccaaacttttggcctgtactgtatatatctttCAACtggactgaaagagacaatgatATTGTTAATCCAAATATTCCGGAGACAATTAAAATCGTACAGTAATATTTGAATTGTTCCAGCTCTAGCCGCTGTCGCACCAAAAGCTTGCTCCTGGGGGAAtcgttgggtctctgtaaatgatagtgtggtctagacctgctgatctgtaaagtgtcccgaGATAACCTCTGTTAGGCTATGACACTatctataaaattgaattgtggACGCCAGGCTCCAGTGTCTTCTGTGTCATGCTCCTGTATGTACCGTCACAAaactcaaagaaaaaaaaggaaagttcAAAAGGACGACGGTCAGTAAAGTACCTGAGCCCAGCAGCATGCCCAGCGTCAGGGAGCCCCGCCGCCGCTCGGCGTTGTACAAGACCGGAAAACAAGAACGCACGCTCAGCTTCCTGCAGTCCCCCGCAAACACGCCACGGCACAAACTGTCCACAGCTATGTCTGCCAgctggacgcacacacacacacacacacgcacacgcacacacacacacacacacaggaagacatGGAATATTCATcggcacattaaaacacacttcTGGCCAATCGGATGGAACCGTCGTTAAAGGAGAAGTTCACATTTCTTTCAAGTCTATCTTCAAATATGTACATGACATTTGTGCAGCGAGTGATGACGGAGGAGGAGACGCACTcggcgataaaaaaaaaaatcatttacagAAGACAAAACGTCTTCATCGGTGATCGCCTGTCCAGgggcagcccccccccccctcactctgacatctctccattagtgcatgtagaggtactgagcatgtgtgtggaagtcaggcctgtgtgtataataataataataataataacagagtgaaaacactgTCATTTcctttgcaggattaataaagtacaaattattattataattaaaacACGGCAGAAAGCACAGTATTGTAAAGACCAATTCATGCCTCTGCGTTAAATAATTTAACTGCAGATCcagactgtgattggtccgctCGGCCGTCGACTACAGCTGGGTGATGCAGAAAAAAGCAGAGACTTCGACCGCTCACCTCCTTCCCCAGTCGCCTGGAAACAAACGAATGGACGGACTCGTCCTCCTCCGCGCCTTTCTTCACTAGCATCTCCATGGCAACACTCAGCAGCAGGGGGCGAGAGAAGGGGGGTACAGTCCGCAAAAGTCCACTGGCAGGAGGACGGGGGAGACGGACAGGCagcaagacaaagaaaaaaaaaggaacaaaatgtTACCGGACAAATGGTCATCACATTCATTTCACGCCCTGCaggacatattattattattattattattattattatcattatcaggGACCGCCGTACAATCTAAtgatattagggctgcaactaacaattattttcattatccattcacagagacacagtgtCTTTATTTACTGATAATAACTTCTCTAACGGAGCTCACCTGAGTCCTGAGGGCATCCTGTGGAGCCGACTGTTCATGTACACGTATCGGTTCTGGGACGCCACATGACTGGAGGGGACCGGCAGGATGTCCCCGCCAAGACCCAGGTCatccacctacacacacacacacacacacacacacacacacacacacacacacacacacacacacagagacaaacacacacacacacacacacacacacacagagacaaaacacacacacacacacacacacacacacacacagagagacaaacacacacacgcacagacagatacaaacggacagacacacacacacagacacacacacacagacacgcacacacagacacgcacacacagacacgcacacacagacacgcacacacacagacacaaaaacagatacagacagacatgcacacaaacacacagacagatacagacagacacacagacacacaaacacacacacacaatagacatggggggggagggggttatTTCCAAATCACATGAGGTCAATGTATAGTCCTGTGAGAATAGGAAGAGCACATTTTTGAGAAACTATTCCATAGCAACAGCGTCATCTCCCCAGGGCTCAATTCTTGGCCccattctgttttctttataCATGTTGCCTTCAGGGGCTATTACAGGAAAGCATAACCTGTCATTTCATTGTTACgcagatgatttgcaaatctATTTGCCTATGAAAGCTAATGACAGTGTTTGTGACTAAATTCCCTGCTTAGTTGTATCGCTGATATTAAGTTGTGGCTTTCAGAAAACCTTCTTAAATTGAATGAAGATAAAACGGAGTGTATTATTTTCAGTGCTTCAGGCACGCAAGATGGTCCAGCTTTGAATCTGGGAGCTCTGGCATCCTACACTAGGTCAGCTGTCAAAAACTTGGGGGTTACTTTTGATTGCAGCATGAAATTTGACAAGCAGATCAGTAATGTTGTtagaatgagctttttccagcttcgtctcctggctaaagttaagccTTTCCTGAACAGGCATGATCTAGAAAAGGCGATCCATGCTCTCATCAGTTCAAGATTGGATTCCTGTAAAGCTCTTTATGTCGGTCTGAATCAAACCTCCATCTCACATCTTCAACTTgtacaaaatgctgctgctcgctttttaacaaatacatctagacgtgcacaTACTACTCCCGTTCTCTACACGCTACATTGGAtccctgtgcgttttagaatagactttaagattttgttgtttgcttttaaggccttaaatGGTCTGGCCCCGGAGTATTTGTCTGAAATTTTAACTTTGCGGGAGCACAACCGGTCATTGCGTTCTTCAAATCAGCGAGTTTTAGAAGTGCCTAGGTCAAGGTATAAACgttggggtgatcaggcttttgcagttgctgccccgagactctggaacaagttaccccctgatattcgcacgATCACAGATGGagctctttttaggtccaaactcaaaacgtATCTGTTTCGTCTGGCCTTTATTACGtagcagtggtgtgacaatttcatgcttttgtttctgtgtaaccttttctgattttactgttttctttctattgtatgacatgtgcttctgatgttaagcactttggatacctgctggtttttgtaaagtgctatataaatacattttgattgattgattgattgattgattgattgccATCTGTACTAATAAACAGAAAAGTCACAATAACATGACATAACATGACATAACATGGACATAATCAGGAACTTCACCTGTACTCGGGATTGGATGTTGTGCATGCAGATATATGCAAGTCACCAAGAGGCAGCTTGAGATATGAACGATATGATACGATACGAGATATGATGTAAGtaagtagtctggatcaatggaagtacatttctaCGATAAAGCCGGACATCCAGCGCGCCAGCCTTTatccctctccttcctctctctctgtgtgtgccgcCGTTCTCAAAACTCCCTTCGCTACAGGAAACgccaacaaacttcgagctaacgctgcacgctgaaaatgtcccGTTTTGAAGAAAGTCTGGACGGTGCAACagggcaggcctgcttggttctttcgggaaatgattgtaaagatttacaaagaatatgtttagggcatttcctctctaactgggaggttttgggagcgattggtgggattgctgtggaccaagtacacacagagatacactggtaagagccaatgaggtttaaccatggatcagctcatttaaatagctcacgttactgtattgctgtattgtgtcaattattccttccagagactatttaaCAGAGCCACCGTAGCtgcatccggagcttagcgcccaagaccattgggattggttcaaagaaatgcaaaccaAGCCAGAATGTTtctctcctatcccagaatgcatctgagGCGTAGCCAggccttactccacagcgctgtggagacagAGCTGGACATGCGAGACTGGTAAAGTGATTCCTCAGTGATTTTTGAACGCACCATATTGAGAGTGTTGTGTCCCACCGCCCCAGCGGGTCGGATCCCCCTGGGTCCATGTTCAAACACGGCCCCGTCGGACCTCCTGGTGGACCACAGCCAGCCTCCGAAGCGACTGCTGGACTCCAAAACAAGGACCtggagacaaagagacaaactcTGCAGCACCACGTCTGGAACGGAAACGtacaaagaaagacagaaaggagcACCGTGGCGCCCTCCGCTCATGTTATTTTGTTGTCGCGTTTGATCCATTTTCAATCCTCTTCACCTGTTGTATATTAAATGCGTTAGAGACATAGACATTACGTGTTCATCGAAAAACACCGCACTTCCAAACGCTAGCTGCTAAACTGCTGACCATTTTCAAACGCAGGCTGTATACGGTTTCATCTTTCTCATGTATTTACCTAGAGCTTCAGCCATACATTCATCTGTGTTAACGTTACATTAtcatggggtgtgtgtgtgtgttgtgtgtgtgtgtgtgtgtgtgtgtgtgtgtgtgtgtgtgtgtgtgtgtgcgcatgcgtgtATTACCTTGGTAACCTGGGGGCTCTTGCAGAGGTAGTAAGATGCTGCCAGGCCCCCGATCCCCCCTCCAAGGACTGCAACTGTTGTCATTGGCTGATTTAAACGCCACCAACATGAGACAAGAGGACAAGAGGACAGCAgagctgagtgtgtgtctgagtgatgGGACAGGGTGGGTCTGCTACATGAGGCCTGCTGATAGTGATAAGGACAACTATACTGTCTTTGCAATGGGTTTGTCTTTCAAGCTTGACAGTTAGCGAACAGTATGAagtcctccaaaaaaaaaataacacaaggCATATTTCCTATTTGTTAAAAGGACAAATAGTGTCCGAGGCAACAGcgcagaaagagaagaaaaatgcTGCTACAGAAACAGAAAGTGATGCCAgagtttaaatgaaatgaatgatgaGAAGGAGAGCAGAGCCGCCCTAACTCAGAGGGTTTCAGGGCAGGATGGTGAACACACAGTGACCATTgtcatagacagacagacagacagacagacaggcagacaggcagacaggcgggctggcagacaggcaggaaggcagacagacagacagacagacaggcagacagagagacagacagacagacagagagagagagacagacggaaAGACAGGCCGACAGTCAGGCaggcagacaaagagagagagagagagagagagagagacagacagacagacagacaggcaggcaggcaggtggACAGTCAGGCAGGCagaaagacaggcagacagatagacagacagacaaagagagacagacagacagacacacacacatacatacatacagacagacagacagacagacatgggGACATGATGTAACTGACTTTGCAGTCTCGTCTTctctcactgacacacacacacacacacacacacacacacacacacacacacacagactcacttcATCGTGCGGAGCTCCATGAGAATAATAGTAGGCTTACCTTTATTTGTGACGCAGTAGTTCAGTCCACAggttcatatacagtatatacacacacacaattcttcttcttctgtttctgtTCCGACCATACAAACACTTCCGAGCTGactccttcacaataaaagcatcacCTCCACGGTTCCTCTTCTTGACGTCTAATGGCATGCGGCGGAGCAACACCGCCCCCAGCTGGCGGGGAGGGAGTGTGACTCGCTAGCATACATCCAGACCATAAGAACAAGAAATAAGAAACATATCATATCCTCCAAATCAACTTCTAGAGCTTTAAAAATAccgaaacaaaataaagaaccTGTGTCTCCTGTGAGTGAAACATGATCTCAATCACAACTTCCTCTTCTACATCTTTTTCTTCCATTGCTTTTTCCATCTTTTCCAACCATGGTGTGTTTACAGGGACATCAGAAGTCCTCCTGAGACATGTGTTGGAGTTTGGGAGACACCCCGAGGATGAGCCATGGTACTGCAGCAGCACGGATCGGAGCGGTATCTCTGCCAACAAGCCACACTAGgaatctgtctgtgtgtgttggataAGACGGTCAGTTAGGCTGTCCGCTGACAACATGGGGTgtgtctctcttctgtctccccCACAGTTCAGCTGGCACTCCTCCACGCCAGCAGCTAGCTCTGCACACAATCTCACCCAATGTATTAATGCTAAATTGTTAGAAAGGTGTTATGCTTGCTATAGTCTTTgtcaggggcgtcggactgggggagggagtacccagggccctcatgtgaggagggcccaaaaagatgttAGAATgtatagctgtggatgcggggaggggcccatagaaaatgcctttctacagggcccagactTGTGTTCTACACCCCTGGCCTTTATACTTCATTTTAGTGTTTAAACTATTTGCATAAGAAAGTGTGCATCCATTTGTGTTTCTCATGTGATAATCATGATTGCCACTGACCTTGTGGAAAGCACAGAAAACCCCTGAGGGCAGGGCACGCCGAGGAGACGTCAAGCCTGACCAGAGATGAGAAAGTTTCTCTTTGTGTGATAAATGACTCCCTTTTCCCTATAAAAAGCTACCGTTAAGGACTACCGACAGTCACTTTCTGTACTTACGCTGAAGTGCTGTAAACCGACTCTACTTGCTGCAAGTAAACAAACTTTCAAGAGAACTCCAGAACTCTTTGATCAATAATTATCTTAACAAAAATAGTTATAGGCCTATCAGCTTGAGTTTATCAATGGTCTTTTGTGCGTTACAGTAGACGATTACTGTGTGTTGAAGAATGATTATGACGAGATGGAAAACGGTGATATCCGTGGAGAAATATAGTTATTGTGGCAGCAAAAAGTGATATTAAATCAGgtgtcaaagtgtccctgagcaagacaccgAACCCAGAGTTGCTCCCCAGATGATAAATTACGAATCCCGATtggtcgattggttggggttaggcatttgacctcgagtggttaaggttaggatagccgattggtcaggggataggaggACCTCAACCaatcaggttacgttaccttacataagcatggacgcctggcaaatagtagctattgaagagcacgtcttggcgtggccatagtgggaaaagAAATATCTGTATGCTGTATGTCCAGTTATCCACTGCTCCTActacttaggatgggttaaatgcagtcATTACATTTCACTACATCGTACTGTCAATTGTATGTGACGGATAAGGATAAAGTTTCTTTTAAGTTTCGTAAAACATACCAGGGGGGCTGTGGGAGATGTCGTCCCCAATATTTTGGAGAGGTAGATTTGTGCCCttcataaaaatataattggTTTTTGGAGATGAAGTCCACGTAGTCATTTTTGTtccgatttttttttgtaaatttttgacctttttccaatgtttttgtcgctttttttcgacattttctAAGTTTCTTTCAACGTTTTCAGAAGTTTACTAACTGCAACTTTGTATGAGAGCATTTTATATATACAGACCTAACAGAAAATGGTCTGTATTTTAACTGTAGGTACACACGGAATTTCCCGTTTTTTTAATTACGGGAAGTCCGGGCAGAACTTTTATCTGTTATTTTACGGATTTATTTCTCAGagtgcaggaaatgaagtgtttgacacTGAAACTTTTCTGTGTTGGAAACTAAACCTATGCCCTtggactggtgtgtgtgtgtgtgtgtgtgtagtcatttagtttttttgctgTAGGAGGGACCAGGGGACCTTTACATGCATGTTCAGGGGCCCATCGCCTCAGGGATCCAGCCATGGCTTACACTAAATAAACGTGGGGACTCATCATTACCTTTTTTGCAATTTCACCATTTTCAGTAGTAGTATTCGTACTTGTTTTCTTAAGAGAAGTAACGCCAGACAGGGTTTTCTCTGaccaaaatattacatttataacTATTTACAGGGAGCCAATAAACAGTGAGTGTGTTATTATCTGGGTTCTATATGTTAACTCCTCTTTCCATCACAACGCTGCCTGGTGTTAGTCTGAACTAAGAGTGACCTTTCACACTCTATTGCTCTTTATTACTGAGTAAACGTGTCGCTGTCAGGATCCTGTAGGAATGAGGACTTGGTTCTCTTCCCAGCGGTCGGATGTCAACAGGCTGTTGATCTGAAATAACCaggattttttaaaacaataatcAACGACCAGATAGTAAATGAATGGACTACGGTTTTAAAGCTCAGTTCACCGTGAGAGGTTATTTCTTCCTTGACACAGCTCAGTTTCATTTAATTCTtttccaaactcttgttttagcccttgtgtggtccttcgggtcctggtgacccgaaggaccacttaatacagcaccttagtgcttgtttgtacagcattttggtcagcttaaactgtgtttaaatgtgctctagaaacaaactttactcacttactttacaagaaacagggtttagagcaattttcaacaaaataaacggaagtacataacccttgtgtggtccttcgggtcccggtgacccggTGGATCAGATTAGTAGGAAGAAAAGCGGAGatctgatgtttgtttgactttgGTGTGCAAAAGTATACTCTTTATTCTTATTATATATCCAACTTTATTTTGCCCCAAACCCCTCCCCTCCACCCAGCCCCCACAACCGGTGGCATTCCCATGTCACCAGTTACTGTCACTGTTacaatagccaatcagagctcaCCTGCAGAAAGAAGGCAACCAAACAAAGAAGAGCAGAAAAAAGGGttactttcagtttgttttttcttgttaaaTAGTAATAAATACATTGAGATGCAGTGGTTCTTACTTTATCCTTTTCTCTTAAGCAGAAGggttaaaaagtttttttttatttttttttatttctgtttctatttctttttatttctttattgatCTGTGTTGGATCTTTAGCAGCAATCCGGACCAGTTGTCATGGTGATTAGCAGCACAGAGAGGAGGAGCTGTCTGGAGGAGaaacacaggaggaggaggaggaggaggaggaggagaggaagaaggaagCAGGGGAGggagagctggaggaggaggaggaggaggagatccCTACGAGCGTCAGTGTcctgcctccccccccccccacctccctccctccgtaCGCTGACAGAGCGAAGGACACAAACTCGAAGAAAAAGTGAGTTTAACACAGACGAGAGAGAATCCATGAGTCCTGAATCACACGTGTTGGTGCTTTCTCCCTTTGAAACCAGCTTCTGTCTGCTTGAtgcagcactgtgtgtgtgtgtgtgtgtgtgtgtgtgtgtgtgtgtgtgtgccgcgcacgtgtgcacgtgtgtgtgcgtgttaagACTGCTCGTCTCCAGGGACCGTGAATATGAATGCGCTGATGTCAGAACTGACCGGTGTTGAGCATGAAACGCGTCCCAGCCAccacatggagaaacatgggaAAGCAtggctcctctctctttcctcttcgtcctcctcctcctcctctccaggCTTAAACAACAACCAAGTAGAACACACAACTCCTCAAacccgagagagagaaaaaaaaaaaatcaaataatattaaacaacaataataataataatattaataaaaacaaacttgtCAACAATCATTCCTTTTCCAATTACAGTCGCGTCGAAAGAAGACAACAAACTAAAAAGCAGATAAAAAGGAGAGTTTTCCCagcatcttcctcctcctgctcctcctcctctcatgcAGTACAAACTCCTTCAGCACAAAGTTTGCCTCTTTGTCTCTGAactctggctgtgtgtgtgtgtagttgtagtagttgtaGTTAAAATTGTATGGCTTTAGGGCATGGTTCAGGTTTTATCAAGAGTT
The DNA window shown above is from Perca fluviatilis chromosome 7, GENO_Pfluv_1.0, whole genome shotgun sequence and carries:
- the ppox gene encoding protoporphyrinogen oxidase; translation: MTTVAVLGGGIGGLAASYYLCKSPQVTKVLVLESSSRFGGWLWSTRRSDGAVFEHGPRGIRPAGAVGHNTLNMVDDLGLGGDILPVPSSHVASQNRYVYMNSRLHRMPSGLSGLLRTVPPFSRPLLLSVAMEMLVKKGAEEDESVHSFVSRRLGKELADIAVDSLCRGVFAGDCRKLSVRSCFPVLYNAERRRGSLTLGMLLGSGPSPAVPPGPLAQRSVTESWSQWSLSRGVESLPECIAEYLQQSGRVELHREAAVQQISPSASGWTIRLEDGVVSADHIISALPAKALASVLPPSCQPLIQLLQDISTVTVAVVNLEYEGSILPVSGFGHLLPSSEDQALLGVVYDSVPFPQHDRTNGRTTRLTVLLGGGFFWAVFWVPDTVTEERLLARATEAVHSHLGVPTAPSWSRVTLQRDCIPQYYPGHFRRVESMRSFIRENNLSLSLIGSSYDGVSVNDVIFNGRTAVEQLLGTGVLERVNTGT